The DNA window TTTAGCCAGACCGTTATGCGTAAGGTATTGAAGTCATTATGAAACCGGCAATCTATTGACTAAATTTACGTAAAATTAGTCAATGATATGCCGAAAATAATACTAGATCGGACTATAAAACAACAGATTTTAAAACGTTTAGTTCCAAATAAGGTAATCGTTCTACTTGGTCCGAGACGAGTTGGTAAAACTGTATTAATAAACCAATTACTTGAAAAAACATCTGAACCCTATATGCTTTTGAATGGAGAGAATATTGATGTGCGGAAAAGATTAGAATATAGAAGCACTCAAAATTATCGGAATCTTCTGGGTTCAAAACGATTTCTAATCATAGATGAAGCACAAAAGATTCCAGAAGTTGGACAAATTCTCAAATTAATGGTTGATGAAATTGAAGGCTTAAAAGTACTAGTTACTGGATCATCCGCCTTTGATATCAATAAATATACTGGAGAGCCATTGACCGGAAGAAAAAAGACTTTTAATCTGTTTGCTCTATCCGAAAAAGAACTTGAACAAACTGAGGATGAGATAGATCGTCCTGCTAATCTCCGACAAAGATTAATATATGGAAATTACCCTGAATTGATCCACTTAGTAGATTCAGAAGATAAAACTGATTATTTAAAGGAATTAGTCAGTTCATACCTACTGAAAGACATTCTCGAATTTGAAAACATTAAAAACTCTGATAAAATATTTGATCTACTTCGATTGATCGCCTTCCAAATTGGTTCTGAAGTTTCAAA is part of the Thermodesulfobacteriota bacterium genome and encodes:
- a CDS encoding ATP-binding protein, which produces MPKIILDRTIKQQILKRLVPNKVIVLLGPRRVGKTVLINQLLEKTSEPYMLLNGENIDVRKRLEYRSTQNYRNLLGSKRFLIIDEAQKIPEVGQILKLMVDEIEGLKVLVTGSSAFDINKYTGEPLTGRKKTFNLFALSEKELEQTEDEIDRPANLRQRLIYGNYPELIHLVDSEDKTDYLKELVSSYLLKDILEFENIKNSDKIFDLLRLIAFQIGSEVSNTELGQQLSMSKNTVDKYLDLLSKVYILHSVGAFSRNLRKEIVKAKRWYFYDNGIRNILIGNMNPIEIRNDIGQLWENYVISERLKYQSYSRMLVYNYFWRTYDQQEIDWIEDREGILHAYEIKWNPLRKVKQPAAWKSTYKNSTFEVINNGNYHEWIKK